The window TACGGGGTTCCAGATCAGCGAGCCATAGGCGAACACCCCGATCGTATCGTCACCCGTTTCACGTTCGATCTGCTCGACGAGGCCATCCAGCTCCGTTTCCGATAGCGGCGTCCAGCCCGGCTCGAGGCCGTCATCGCGGACAGTTCTCAAGGTCAGAGCAACCAGCTTGGGCGTCAGCAGCATCATGGTCTCATTCCGCGGGTGAACAGGCGTTGGAGTGCCAGGGCCCCCGATTTGCACCGGGGCCCTGGCATCTCGCGTCAGGCCTGGACGAAGGCAAGCAGGTCGGCATTCAGGACATCGGCATTGACGGTCAGCATGCCGTGCGAAAAGCCACGATAGGTCTTGAGCGAGCCGTTCTTCAAAAGCTTCGCCGACTTCAGCGCCGAGTCCGCGATCGGCACGATCTGGTCGTCCTCGCCATGCAGCACAAGCGTCGGAACCGTGATCGCCTTCAGATCTTCGGTCTGGTCCGTCTCGGAAAAAGCCTTGATGCCGTCATAATGCGCCTTCGCGCCGCCCATCATGCCCTGACGCCACCAGTTCTGGATCACGCCTTCCTGAACCGTCGCACCCTCGCGGTTGAAGCCGTAAAACGGGCCAGCCGGAACATCGCGGAAGAACTGGGCGCGATTGGCGGCAAGTGCCGACCGGAAGCCGTCGAACACCTCGATCGGCAGGCCTTCCGGATTGGCCTCGGTCTTCAGCATCAGCGGCGGGACTGCCGAAACAAGCACGGCCTTGGCAACCCGTCCGGCAGGCTGGCCATGTTTCGCCACATAGCGGGCAACCTCGCCGCCGCCGGTGGAGTGGCCGATATGAACGGCATTCTTCAGGTCAAGCGCCTCGACGACGGCAAAGGCGTCGGCTGCGTAGTGGTCCATGTCGTGACCGTCAGCAACCTGGGCCGAGCGGCCATGACCACGGCGGTCATGGGCAATAACGCGGTAGCCCTTCGACAGGAAGAACAGCATCTGGGCGTCCCAGTCGTCCGAGGACAGCGGCCAGCCGTGATGGAACATGATAGGCTGGGCATCCTTCGGGCCCCAGTCCTTGTAGAAGATATCCACGCCGTCCTTTGTGGTGATAGTGCCCATTGTCTTGTTTCCTTCGTTTGTTTCGGTGGTGGAAGCAGCCGCGGCTGCGAAGCTGAAAGAGGTTGGAAGAGCCATAGTGGTTACGGTAGCAGCTGCCGAGAGCAGTGCGCGGCGGCGCGTCATGGAAAGAAAATTCGTGGTCATCTCGCGGTCCTGCGATGCAGTCATTTCAGGTCTCATGCGACACAAGTGTTCGTCTGATGCGGGCACAATGTCGCGAGAGCCTGGCAACAACAATTGTGTTAATAGTTCCGATGTTATTGCGCGTTCTGCAATAAATGACCAACGGGTGAAATCACTCGTGCACTCATAATCCTGATACGAACTGGCGTGGGCACCTGGGCACGTATTCTCGAGGCAGGATCAGAGGCTTATGACAAGTAATACCCAGATGATCGACAGCTTGTCGATCCGTGTCCACCAGCACGCGGCCAATGGTCCGCGAACCGCTTGCCTTAAAGTAGGTGTGTTTTTTCGCCACGGCCCCCGGTCCTCGCGACGTGCTCGCATCCAATCGATCGGAATACCTTGAAGAGGTCACTCTGGCCAACGAGGCCAGCGCCCCGCCCGGTAAGGCCGGGGCGGAGCGCTCGTAAACACTGACATCGTGGCCGTCCATTTGGAGAAGTATGGCGGAGAACAACTGAGCAAGCGATCCTCCGACGATTCCAACTTTCACGGTCTTATCCAATCGATCCTATCTGGCTTTGTTGGCGGTTGGGCTCGCTGACTTTCCAAAGGCCTTCACCCCAAGGGCCAAAAGCGGCAGAACACCACCTACAAGGCTGACACCAAGCCACGCGCCGTTCTGCCATGCGATGGAGGCGATTGCCGACCCGCCTGCCCCGCCAAGGAACATGCCGGTCATGAACATCGTGTTCAAACGGCTACGTGCTTCAGGATTGAGCGCATAGATGATGTGCTGGTTGGAAACCAACGCGCTCTGGATACCAGAGTCGAGCACGATGACGCCGATGACAAGAGCCACGATCGAATCCCACGCTCCGAAAATGATCCAGGACCCCACGGTCAAGGCAGCACCAAGCCAGACAACAAAATGTGGTCCGCGTTTGTCGGCAATGCGTCCAGCTACGGGTGCGGCAAACACACCAACTGCTCCAACGATACCGAAGAGACCGGCGACATCCGCACCAAGTCCGAAATTTGGGCCCTGCAGATACAAAGCGAGAATGGTCCAAAATGCGGTGAACGACGCGAACAGGGCGGCCTGTACCAAGGTTGCCGTACGCAACGATGGCTCATGCTTCCAAAGGTATCGCAGCGATTTAATGGCGTTGTGGTATTGCATACGGGATGTAGGGGCATGATCCGGAAGGATCGCGAACATCATCGCGGCAGCAGCTAAAGCCATTGGCATGCCAATCCAAAACATCTCCCGCCAACCTGCGTGCTCACCGACGAAGCCCGACAGGGTCCGGCTGAACAAAATGCCCGACAGAATGCCCGCCATCACCGTCCCAATCGTCGCTCCGCGCTTTTCAGTTGGAGCAAGCGACGCGGCGAACGGAACGATTTGTTGCGCGACAGTTGAACTTGCTCCGACGAGAAGGGAGCTAACGACCAGCATCCAAGCAGATGAAGATATCGCCGCCAACGACAGAGCGATCGCCAATATCACAAACTGTCCAATGATCAGCTTGCGGCGATGGACGAGATCACCGAGGGGCAGCAGAAGAAAGAGACCCAATGCGTAACCAAGCTGGGTGGCGGTAGGCACCAGACCGGTTGCAGACTGTCCCTGAAAGTCAGCCTCGATGATACCAAGCATCGGCTGACTGTAATAGATGTTTGCCACAGCTATGCCGCTGGCGGCAGCCATTGCGAGCAAACCCACCCTACTCAGTCCCGCATGCGTTTTTGCATTCACGGTTGCGATTGTCATTTCCTTGGCCCTTCAAACTATGAGATCGCAATAGATGTAGCTTTGCATCGCCATTCGTTTTAGTATTGATTGATGTTAAGCCTGTTTATCGAATTCTGTTGTAATGAATACCGACGACATTGAGGTTTTCGTAGGCGCCGTGTCCTCTGGCAGCATATCCGAGGCGGGAAGGCGCCTTGGCTTAATGCCGATGGCGGCAACGCGTCGTCTTGCATCGCTGGAGAATAGCCTTGGCGTGCGATTGCTTCACCGAACCACACGGTCGCTGTCGCTCACACCAGAAGGTGAAGCTTTCCTTCCCTTCGCGGAAGCCATTATCGAGAATGAGCATCAGGGCCGCGCTCAGGTTCGTGCCGACACCTTGGGTGCTGCGGGCCTGCTTCGCGTTTCCGTGCCGATAGCCTTTGGGATGAAGATCGTCGCGCCATTGATTCCGACCATCCTGGCGGAAAATCCTGAATTGCAGATTGCGCTGGACATGAACGATCGCCTTCCTGATCTGACCGCCACCGGAACTGATCTGGCCATTCGCATCGCGCGTCTCAAAGATAGCAGCTTGATCGCACAGAAGCTGACCGATAACCCCCGAACGCTTGTGGCTTCCCCACGCTATTTGGATCAGCGCGGCGTGCCGCGCAGCATCGCCGATCTTGCTCATCATGATTGTCTCCCGATGACCGGGGTCACACACTGGACCTTCATTTCTGGAGGCTCTGAAAACCACGTTCGCGTCGGTTCGCGGTTTTCCTCCAGTAGCATCGCGGGTTGTCAATCCGCCTGTTTAGCAGGCGCCGGAATTTCCCTGCTTTCCGAATGGGCGATCGCTGATGATCTAGTTTCGGGGCGGCTACAGCGCGTTGTCCTCGATGACGCCACTCCTGAGGAAATCGGGATTTGGGCCGTCTATCCGACGACCCGAAACGTCCTTCCCAAGGTCCGTGTTTTCGTCTCCGCTTTGCGGGACGTTCTGAGAACTGAGCCATCCATCGGTTAGAGAATCACGACCGCGCCTCGAACCCGATCTGAAGCATTAGCATGTCTCGAAAGCGGACCTCGGTGCGTCAGCCAGGCGAGACTTGATTATACTGTTAGCTGCCGCGCGTACCGAGTTTAGGGGAATCGGCATTCCGTTCGACCGCGGCACTCCAGCGAGGCGAAGCGGCTGCTCACCTTACCAACGCTGCTTGGGCGACAGCCGAGGATTAAAAAGGCCCCGAGCCGGGAGGATGGCACGGGGCCTTGGGAATTTGATCGGCTCCGGGAGGAGGTGAACCGATCGGTGCCTACGCAGCGGGAGGAGTTGCTGCATTCGACAACAACGACAATAAATCACTTCGCATGATTTAATATAGCTTATGCTGCATTGCAGCATTGCGCAATGACGGCTCTTGTCTGCAAACGCCGCCACTCAGCGCTTTGGGCGCCTAATTCCGCTCCCCACCCTACTGCGACCTTCCCGTTCGCTGAATCGCTTGGGGGCGCCGGACCTCGTGTCACGTCTCCTGCGCGCTCCACTTCTGCGTTTGGCATCCCCAAGCTGCCTACCGTATATCTGTGTCCCAATAATGCACCGAGGCCCGTTGGCAGTGACCGAGACGTCATGAGCCCGCGCGAGGAAATGGTCTTCGTGGTGGACGAGGACGCCAGAGTGCGCGAAGCGCTCGGCGAGCTGCTGGAGTCCCTGGGATGGCGCGCCGAGACATTCGCCGCCGCGGCCGACTATGTCACCTATGCGAGGCCCGATATCCCTGCGTGCCTGATCCTCGACATCGAGCTGCCCGGCATCAACGGCCTGGAGCTTCAGAAACAGCTGTCCCGGGATGTTCATCCCCCGATCGTTTTCCTTACGGGGCGTGACGACATTCCATCGTCGGTGCGCACCAATCAGGGCGGCACCATCGGCTTTCTGAGGAAACCGGTCGGGGAGCACGATCTGGTCGCGGCGGTTCGGGCGGCGATCGACCGGGACCGCGTTCAACGATCGGCACGGACGGAGCTGACTGAGCTCGAACGCCGCTTGGCGGCACTTACACAGCAGGAGCGCGCGTTGCTGCCGCTTGTGGTCAGCGGCGTCCCGGACAAGCAGGCGGCAGCCGAACTCGGCATCAGTGAGATCACCTTTGAAATGCACCGCACCGAGATCATGCAGAAGATGCAGGCGACCTCACTTGCCGATTTGGCGCGAATTGCCGAAAAATTGCAGATTCAAGTCATTCGTTCCAGACGTTGAGGAAGCTTGTGCGTATGTCCCTCTCAAAGTCCGTGGTGGCGATCGTCGATGATGACCAGCGCGTTCTCGATTCGCTCGAGGATCTTCTCGAGTCGGCGGCGTACGGCGTGCGGGCATTCTCTTCGGCCCACGCCCTCCTGAGTAGCAATGCTTTGCCGGAAATCGATTGTCTGATCACCGACATCGGCATGCCCGGTATCGACGGCTTCGAGTTGAAGCGATTGATGGGCGAGAGACGCCCCGACTTGCCAGTGATCCTGATCACCGGCCGCCACGAGATCCCTGCGCCGCAGGAGGCAAAGCACAACCGGTTCTTCCGCAAACCTTTCGACGGGCAGGCGCTGCTCGCAGCGATCGGCGACGCCCTGACTGGAGGGGCGACCCCACCATGAGCGCGAGCAGTCAGAGTAGAACGCCCAAGCGGCGCGGCCCGGATCTCCAATACCGGCTGACTGAGAGCTTTGCTCCATGCGCCTTCGTCACCGCCTGCAGGCCAGCGATCTCTTTTGCATTGAGCCCCGCATGCGGTGTACAAATGGCTTGGGGGTGCGACATGGGTATGATCGTCTCGCGACAGCAATAATTGTATCACTGGACGGTTCGCTGCGTCGATTAGCATCGACGTTTTCAAGAGAACCGAGGTTCCGCCTTGCGCGAGCGGGAGCGCGGGTTCTCACGGGTCATCAGCATGGTTTCGAGCCATCACATGGCATGGGATGTGGTTCGAGCCCGGGGGTTAGGGTGTGGGTGCGATTTCGCCAGCCCGGATATCGAGCATAACTGCCGCACGAAGCGCTGACAGTCCCAGACTTTCTCCGTGCGGGAGGAGCAGCCGATGATGAGCGTCTGGTTGCATCGCCCTCGATTCTTGCATCTCGGGCTTTTTATTGTCGCCTATGTGCTGGCCAGCGGATTTGCTCAGTTGCTCGCGCTTGTGCCGGGAACTGGTATTTCCATTTGGCCCCCGAGCGGGCTTTTCATGGCTACGCTTATCCTCGCCTCCAGGCAGAGCTGGCCGTGGTGGGTGCTGGGAGGCTTTCTCGCTGAACTCTCTGGCAACGTCTTGTGGTTCCATAATCCGCTGCCTGTCGCCTCCCTGATCTTTAGCGGCAACGCTCTTGAGGCGGCGGCCGGCGCATGGCTCGTGAACCGGGCCTGCGGACGGACAGTTCGGCTGGAAACCTTGGAGGAAGTTCTCGCCCTGGTCGCGCTGGGGGCTGGAATTGCGCCAGTCATAAGCGCGACGGTGGGAAGTGCGACGCTCGCATGGTTTGGCATACAATCCTTCGCTACGGCCTGGCCTCTATGGTGGATCGGAGACGCCACCGGGGTCCTGATCGTAGCGCCATTGGCGCTGGTCGTGTTCCAGAACTGGGGTAGTGACGCCCATCTCTCGGCCGCGCGATGGCTGGAGGCTAGCATCCTGGGGCTGATCTTTCTCGGTGTCGCCGCCCTTTCCTTGAGCGGTTACCTGCCCTTCGCCTACATCATCATGCCGCCTCTCCTTTGGGCCGCGATGCGGTTTGAGTTCAAAGGCGCCGCCGTCGCCTTGACCCTCCTCGCTTTGATCACCGCAGGATTCACAGTAATCGGTGCCAGCCAATTTGCCGGCGATCCTGAGTCCCAGAAAGAAAAGCAGATCATGCTGCAGCTTTTTCTGGCCATCTCGGCATTCTCGGCGCTCATTGTGGCCGCCATATCCCGGCAGCACCAGCTGGCGACGCTCACATTGCGCCAGAGCGAACGCTCGCTGCGAGAACTCGTCGAGACGCTGCCTGCCCTCATCTGGTGTGCAGCACCGGACGGTAAGCCCATATACTTCAGTCAACAACTGCGCAGCTTCATCGGCTTCAACGTCGGGGACAAGGATGTCGCCGGCACTTCACGCCTCGCGAGCGTGCTGAACGCGATCATTCATCCGGACGATCTGGCCGCGGTAAACAAGTTGCTCGCGCACTCCTTGGCCACTGGCGAACCCTATGCACAGAACCATCGCCTACGTCGCTTCGACGGCGAATACCGGTGGGTTGAAATGCGCGCAGCCGCCATGCGCAATAGCGACGGCGCGATCGTGCAATGGAACGGCGTCTGCCTCGATATTGAAGATCAGGTCCGTGGCCGGGATGAATTGCGCCTCGCCCAGGAGAACCTCGCCCGTTCGAGCCAGGCAGCGAGCCTTGCCGAACTCTCCGCGTCCATCGCGCACGAGGTGAACCAACCCTTGGCGGCTGTCATGGCGAACTCGCATGCGTGCCAACGCTGGCTCATGGCCGAACCTCCAAATATCGAACGGGCGCAGAAGAGGCTGGAGCGCATCATTCAGGATGCGAGTTCGGCCGCGGATGTCGTCAGCCACATCCGCGCCTTGTTCAAACACTCCGCAGAAACGAGGACCAGCACAACGCTCGCTGGCGTCATTGCCGACGCGCGTAGCCTCATGGCCGCGGAGGCGGCGCGGCGGCGCGTACGTATGGATGTTGATGTCGAAAGCAACCTTCCATTTGTGACCCTGGATCGCGTCCAGATCCAGCAGGTTCTGATCAATCTCATCCGCAACGGCATGGATGCGATGGATTCCACCGCGGGCGAGAGGGTCTTCGGAATACGTGTGCGCCGGATCGGGGATGTGATCCAGACCGAAATCAGTGACCGCGGCCCTGGCGTCGAGTTTCCCGACAGGATATTCGAGCCGTTCTTTACGACCAAAGAGCACGGGATGGGCATGGGGCTCGCGATCTGCCGTTCGATCGTCGAGTCGCACGGCGGGCAATTATGGGCGAAGAACAACGAACCGCATGGAGCGACGTTTATCTTCACTCTGCCGGTTGACGCGACGGCGGAAGCGACTGCCTCCCACGCCGCAGGCAATCAGGGTCTTGCCCTTTGATCTGCTCGACAGTCGTGCCTGCGCAGGCAATCACCAACCCTGATTTCTCCTCGCCCCATCGCGAGTTCGCTTCGATCCACCGGCACCTTCGATGATCGCGTCGATGCCCGTCGCCGCGAAGCCTCGTCCAGGAAGACCTCGGCCGCCATTTGATGAAGGGTCTGCCGGCGACTTTTCAACCGCACCGACTTTACTGCAACCACAGCCTTCAACCCCTTGAAGCTCGGACTCAATACTAGCCAACCTTTGTATAGTCGACTGCCCCCTCCTTCAGCCATTACGCTCCTCAGAACAGGAAAAGCGAACGCAAGGTAAATCAAGTGGGCGCATCGCCCACTTGACGGGTAACGGCTATTACCGTAGATGTCCATGGTAACGAACATTACCGGAGATCGTCGTGGCGCAACTTAACAAGAAAAAGATCGTCGGCTTGGCGCTGTGCCTCGGCGCCATGGTCGTCGTGGCGGCGGGCTGGGCGTGGGCCCGTTCGACCGGCTCGACGTCGACCGATAATGCTTATGTCCGCGGCGACGTGACCTCGCTCGCGCCAAAGGTCGCGGGCTACGTCACCGCGGTAGAAGTCAAGGACAACCAGACGGTCCGGACGGGTGACGTCCTGTTCCGGATCGACGACCGCGACTACCGCGCGCGGCTTGCGCAAGCGGTGGCTAATGTCGATGCCGCCCAGGCTCGGCTCGTCAATGCCGATGCGGAGACGGAGCTTCAGCACGCCCTCATCCGGCAGGCCGAAGCCCAGAAACGTTCGGCCGTGGCCGAATTAAACCTGGCGATAAAGGCCTATGATCGCCGCCGCGAACTGATCCGCAGCAACACCATCAGCCAGGCCCATGTCGACGAAAGCGACGCGGCGAGAACGAGAGCCGAGGCGAGCGTGTCGGCCGCCTCCGCGACGCTGGAGGCCCAGCAGCAGCGCATCGCCGTCCTTGCCGCCCAGCGGGAAGCTGCCGTTGCCGCCGTGGCGCAGGCAGAGGCGGCGCGCGATCTCGCCCAGATCGATCTCGAGAGCACAGTGGTGCGTGCGCCTGTTGGCGGCGTTGTAGGGAACCGCCAGGTCCGCGTCGGCCGGCTTGTGGCGCCGGGCGTCTCCCTGCTCGATATCGTTCCAGTCGACAATGTATGGCTCGTGGCGAATTTCAAGGAAACCCAGCTCGAAAACATACAGCCCGGCCAGCGCGCCCGCGTGACCATCGACGGCTACCCGAACGGGGCGCTTGAAGGCGTGGTCGACAGCTTTGCGCCCGGCAGCGGGTCCGCCTTCAGCTTGCTGCCGGTCGACAATGCAACGGGGAACTTCGTTCGCGTCGTGCAGCGGGTTCCGGTCAAGATCCGGTTTGCCAGCAATCCGCTGGCTGGGCGCCTCGTGCCCGGCCTGTCGGCGCGTGTCACGGTCGATACGGGAAGCGGCTCGTGACCACCGTCGTCGCCATCGCACCAAGCCGCGGCACTTCTGAGAGAGCGGGCCTTCTCGTCGCAGGCATCGTGCTCGCCACGCTGACGGAGGCGATCGCGAGCACCGTGCTGTCGCTCGGGCGCGGTGATATCATCGGCGACACGTATGCCACTCCCGATGAGTTCGCTTGGCTGGACGTCGGATACACCACCCTGAAACTTATCGGCTTCATGGCTGTCCCTTGGCTGATCAGTCGTATCAATCCGCTGAGTCTCATCATCGCCGCGACGCTCGCCATGGGCACGGCGTGCGGCATTGCTGCCGTTACGTTCCGGCTGGATCTGCTGGTCGCGCTGCGCATGGTTCAAGGCTTCTCCGGCGCCACCCTGCTCGTCAGTGGCCAGACAGTCATTTTTCTCGCCTATCCACGATCCCGCCAGCCCGTCCTTCAAGCCCTGTTTGCGATGGGGTCCGTTGTCGCTCCCGGGACGATCGCCCCGGCCCTTCAGGGGTGGCTGCTCGACAGCCAATCCTGGACATGGATCTTTTTCAGCATCGTTCCGGTCGCACTGGCAGCTGTTGGGCTCCTGCTTATCGCAGACGGACCGATGCCCGCCAGAACCGCGCGGCGTCCATTTGACTGGGTCGGCTTCTCGCTCGTATCCGTCGCGCTCTCCTGCTTCACCTACGTCTTCAGCCAGGGCAGCCGGTGGGATTGGTTCGAGGAACCACGCATCCTGTGGCTGGCGGTGATCGGTGTGGCCGCTCTGCTTACATTTCTCGGTCAACAGGTGTTGGCAAAGGGCCAGGGCCTGCTCGACTTTACCCTGTTCAAATCGGACGATTTTCTCTTCGCCTTCATCGTCAGTTTTGTCGCCGGCGCGGCATTGTTCGGGAGCGCGTTCCTGATCCCGTCCTTTGCGGTCGCCGTCCTCGCCTTCACGCCCACCGATGCCGGGCAGTTGCTGCTGCCGAGCGGCGTGCTTTTTGTCGGAGCACTCCTCATTGCCGCCTTTCTCATGCAGGTTCGCCGCGTTCCCCCGTTCGCAACCGTGCCCTTTGGCATCCTGATGATCATGGTTGCGATGTGGATGCTCTCCGGATCGACCAGCGAAAGCGGCGCAGACGACATGATGGCAGCGATCCTGTTACGCGGATTCGGCCTTGGGTTCCTGTTTCTGTCGATCACCCTGATCGCTTTCAGCAATCTCGACAGCCGAAATCTCGCCTCCGGGATCGGCCTCTTCAATACGGGTCGCCAGCTTGGTGGCCTTGCGGGGGTCGCCGCCCTCCAGACGCTGATCGACCATAACGTCGCCGGCAATGTCGCTGTCCTCGGTGCCAATGTCACCGCAGGGGGGCACGCGGTCATCGACCGGCTGACCGCGACGACAGCGATGCTCGCGGCGAAAGGAATGGACGCCGCGGCCGCCAGCCGGGCTGCGACGAGTCTCCTGGGTAGGGCCGTCACAGGCCAGTCCACCGTGATCGCCTTTGACACGGCCTTCAACGCGGTCGCCTTGCTGTTTGTATTCGCCGCACCCGTGCTGGTAGCCATCAAGATCGGCATCGCCCGGTATGCGGAAGTGCGCGCGGCGCGGTTGCTCGAGACGCAGGGGCGTGCCCACGATCCGCAGTCAGGCGTTGAACCCGACGGCCGCTCAGGCGCAATTCCGTTTTTCGCGGAAGTATCAGAACGAGCCGAGAATGGTCCCCAAAACAATGACCACGCTCAGCGCGAGGAGCGCTCCGATGATTCCGACAATAACGATGTCGCGGTAGCTTTCTCCGTGAGTTGAGCCGCAGACGGCCAGCAGGGTCACAACCGCCCCATTGTGGGGCAGGCTATCAAGTGTGCCTGCGCCGATGACCGCGACACGGTGCAACAGGGCCGGGTCGAGACCTGTTTCCTGCGCGCGCATCAGGTAGGTGCTGCCAAGCGCGTCGAGGGCGATCGTGAGACCGCCGGACGCGGAGCCGGTGAGCGCCGCCAGGATATTCGTGGCCACGGCGATCGATACGAGTGGTCCGCCACCGATGCCGAGTACCCAGTCGCGTACGACCTCGAAAGCGGGCATCGCCGCGACAACCGCCCCAAAGCCTACCAGGCTGGCGACGGCGACCGCCGGAAGGACGGACGCGTTGGCGCCTGCGTCCATCGTCGCGCGCAACGTCGGCAATCGCCGGAAATTCAACACGACGACGGTCGCGACCGCGGCTGCCAGCGCCGTGACGACTGCCCACACACCGCTGACTGCGGAGCTGGAGATCCCGCCCCAGCGATCATCCGAAAGAAAACCGAGGTCAAGCGCCGGCAGGATCAACAGCGTCATGCTGAGATTGACGAGGACAACCACAGCGAGCGGCAGCACCGCGACCATGATTGGCGGCCCAGCCTCGGCATGCCGGCCACGCACGATTTCGGCCGGGTCGAACTCCCTGCCGACCGTGGCGCGTTCGCGGAGCCGGTCGTCGGAAGCGAGACTTTCAGGTGTCGCGGGCGTGCCCTCCCCGAACCCTTCGCCGGACCTGCGCGCAGCCGCCGCGACGCGACGAAGCCACCATACGCCGAAGCAAAGCATGATGGCTGAAGCGACGATACCGAGACCAGGCGCCGCAAACGGCGTAGTGCCGAAGAACGGCATCGGGATGGCATTCTGTATCGATGGCGTTCCCGGCAATGCTGACATGGTGAAAGTAGATGTTCCAAGTACGATCGCCGCGGGTATCAGCCGCCGCGGAATGCCGGTCGACCGGAATAGCTCCTGCGCCATCGGCACGAGGACGAAGAAGGCAACGAAGAGGCTGACACCGCCATAGGTGATCAGCGCACCGGCAATGACGACGGCGAGGATGGCGTGGTCCTTTCCCAGTCGCCGCATCATGAAATCGGCGATGGCGGTTACTGAGCCGCTGTCCTCCATCAGCTTGCCGAAGAGTGCGCCGAGCAGGAACAGCGGAAAGAACCGGGCGAAGAAACCTGCGCCGCCGTTCATGAAGGTCTGCGTCCAGTGCGCCAGCACTGGTTCGCGGGCAAAGACCGCGGCAACGAGGGCGCCAAGCGGGGCCAGCAGCAGCACGCTCCAGCCTCGGAAGGCGAGCCAGATCAAGAGCCCGAGCCCAATCAGAATGCCGAGAAGACCCACCCGTCAGACCCCTTCCAGCAAGAGATCGAGATCGAGCGACGAGCGGTGGCCGAGATCGTCGCCATGGGCGTCTAGGAAGGCGTCGGCGGACCTGCGCCCCTCGTTGTGCAGCATGGTAAGGAACTCCCATTCGGCATTGAGCTTCGAGGAGTAGCCGAGGTCGGTCATGGTGTCGCTTGCCACCCGGTGGATCCGCATCGACGCCCAGCGCGCGCCCTCGTCATCTTCCAACTGCGCTACCTTCCGAAGCAGGGCGATCATCTTGAGTTCCTTCAGAAGGACTGCGTTGAAGGAGACCTCGTTGATGCGATTGAGGATCTCGCGCGCGGACCGAGGTGTGCCCGGCCTTTCAACCGGGTTGATCTGCACGAGGATGGTGTCCTGCGATGTGCATTCGCGAACCAGCGGTGTGATCGTCGGGTTGCCGGCGTAGCCGCCGTCCCAATAGGCTTCACCATCGATCTCGACTGCTTGAAACAGCGTCGGCAGGCATGCCGAAGCTAACAGCACGTCCGGGCTCAGCTCGCCGTTACGGAACACGCGCCCGCGGCCTGTGCGGACATTCGTTGCCGTCACGAACAGCTTGATCGGACTGGCCGAGAGCCGCCCGAAATCGACTGTCTCCGCCAGTATGGCGCGGAGTGGGTTGGCGCCGGTAGGATTGAGATTGTAGGGCGAGAACACCCGCGCCATCATGTCCATCGCCACGAAAACCGGCGAGTGGTCGAGCGTCCAGCGGCCGAGCAGGACATCGAGGGGCCCGCGCTGGAAGGGACTGAACCGCGCCGCCTCCGATACCTTGTGCCAGAATGCCCCCAAGGCCTCGCGAGCGCCTGCAGCGCCGTTGACGGTATAGCCGTGCGCCATAACTGCCGCGTTCATGGCTCCAGCCGAGGTGCCGGAAATTCCCTCGATTGCCAGCCATGGCTCTTCCAGAAGCCGATCGAGCACACCCCAGGAAAAGGCACCATGGGCGCCACCGCCCTGAAGGGCAAGGTCGACGCGGAGTGAGGCCCGTTGCATTGCCTTCGCGGTTGCCGGCATCAGCCTTGCCTGTTTTGAAATTGTGCGCCGCACAAACAGTATCGCAGAATTGCGCACCAGTCACCCTCTCACCGTATTGTTGCAGGCAGGCGAAAGAGATCTGCAATGAGCCCGAGGCCACTCCCACGTCGGGTTTGATATCCCGACCCAGGATGCCCCCAGTTCCCGCCCTTGTGGCGGAAGGACGAGTCGCTGGCGCGTCACGTCCTGCGCGGC of the Sinorhizobium chiapasense genome contains:
- a CDS encoding DHA2 family efflux MFS transporter permease subunit; the encoded protein is MTTVVAIAPSRGTSERAGLLVAGIVLATLTEAIASTVLSLGRGDIIGDTYATPDEFAWLDVGYTTLKLIGFMAVPWLISRINPLSLIIAATLAMGTACGIAAVTFRLDLLVALRMVQGFSGATLLVSGQTVIFLAYPRSRQPVLQALFAMGSVVAPGTIAPALQGWLLDSQSWTWIFFSIVPVALAAVGLLLIADGPMPARTARRPFDWVGFSLVSVALSCFTYVFSQGSRWDWFEEPRILWLAVIGVAALLTFLGQQVLAKGQGLLDFTLFKSDDFLFAFIVSFVAGAALFGSAFLIPSFAVAVLAFTPTDAGQLLLPSGVLFVGALLIAAFLMQVRRVPPFATVPFGILMIMVAMWMLSGSTSESGADDMMAAILLRGFGLGFLFLSITLIAFSNLDSRNLASGIGLFNTGRQLGGLAGVAALQTLIDHNVAGNVAVLGANVTAGGHAVIDRLTATTAMLAAKGMDAAAASRAATSLLGRAVTGQSTVIAFDTAFNAVALLFVFAAPVLVAIKIGIARYAEVRAARLLETQGRAHDPQSGVEPDGRSGAIPFFAEVSERAENGPQNNDHAQREERSDDSDNNDVAVAFSVS
- a CDS encoding GntP family permease, which produces MGLLGILIGLGLLIWLAFRGWSVLLLAPLGALVAAVFAREPVLAHWTQTFMNGGAGFFARFFPLFLLGALFGKLMEDSGSVTAIADFMMRRLGKDHAILAVVIAGALITYGGVSLFVAFFVLVPMAQELFRSTGIPRRLIPAAIVLGTSTFTMSALPGTPSIQNAIPMPFFGTTPFAAPGLGIVASAIMLCFGVWWLRRVAAAARRSGEGFGEGTPATPESLASDDRLRERATVGREFDPAEIVRGRHAEAGPPIMVAVLPLAVVVLVNLSMTLLILPALDLGFLSDDRWGGISSSAVSGVWAVVTALAAAVATVVVLNFRRLPTLRATMDAGANASVLPAVAVASLVGFGAVVAAMPAFEVVRDWVLGIGGGPLVSIAVATNILAALTGSASGGLTIALDALGSTYLMRAQETGLDPALLHRVAVIGAGTLDSLPHNGAVVTLLAVCGSTHGESYRDIVIVGIIGALLALSVVIVLGTILGSF
- a CDS encoding patatin-like phospholipase family protein encodes the protein MPATAKAMQRASLRVDLALQGGGAHGAFSWGVLDRLLEEPWLAIEGISGTSAGAMNAAVMAHGYTVNGAAGAREALGAFWHKVSEAARFSPFQRGPLDVLLGRWTLDHSPVFVAMDMMARVFSPYNLNPTGANPLRAILAETVDFGRLSASPIKLFVTATNVRTGRGRVFRNGELSPDVLLASACLPTLFQAVEIDGEAYWDGGYAGNPTITPLVRECTSQDTILVQINPVERPGTPRSAREILNRINEVSFNAVLLKELKMIALLRKVAQLEDDEGARWASMRIHRVASDTMTDLGYSSKLNAEWEFLTMLHNEGRRSADAFLDAHGDDLGHRSSLDLDLLLEGV